A region from the Andrena cerasifolii isolate SP2316 chromosome 9, iyAndCera1_principal, whole genome shotgun sequence genome encodes:
- the Pu gene encoding GTP cyclohydrolase punch: MATDRLDFVIFGATGFTGKYAVKIAAELSKEKQLKFGVSGRRKQALEAVVKECAPDIENVPIIVADLKDEESLKKMTEQAKVLVNCCGPYRFYGEPVVKACIATRTHQVDVSGEPQYIESMQLKYDKAAQDAGIYIISACGFDSIPCDLGIIFAQQKFDGDVNAIESYLNFWSTKKTNDVLLHYGTYESAVYGVAHSNELRDLRKKLYPERLPSFGPKLKKRSLIHQSPVSKGWSMIFPGADSSVAMRSQRFLYETCKQRPAQVKTYVTFRSLFSILVTTVFGLLFVALSKCEFGRNLLLKYPAFFSGGCVSHEGPKLETLENSRFSITFKSQGWTEKLAEPTDMHKDPTNKVLITKVSGADPGYSATCIMLLSSAIAILKESDKIPAKGGVLSPGAAFGKTSLIEELNKKGIIFEVVHATAET; the protein is encoded by the exons ATGGCGACCGATAGATTAGATTTCGTGATATTTGGCGCTACGGGTTTCACTGGAAAATATGCTGTGAAAATAGCTGCTGAGTTATCCAAGGAGAAGCAATTAAAATTTGGAGTTTCTGGTCGTAGGAAGCAAGCATTGGAGGCAGTCGTTAAAGAATGCGCACCTGATATTG aaaatgtaccTATAATAGTTGCGGATTTAAAGGATGAAGAATCTTTGAAGAAAATGACAGAGCAAGCTAAAGTACTCGTTAACTGTTGCGGTCCATATAGATTTTATGGAGAACCAGTTGTTAAAGCATGCATCGCGACTCGTACCCATCAGGTCGATGTCAGTGGTGAACCACAG TACATCGAGAGCATGCAATTGAAATATGACAAGGCAGCGCAAGATGCTGGTATTTATATCATAAGCGCTTGTGGATTCGATAGTATACCGTGTGATTTGGGCATAATTTTTGCACAACAAAAGTTTGATGGTGATGTCAACGCCATTGAAAGTTATCTAAACTTTTGGTCAACTAAGAAAACTAACGACGTTCTGCTACATTATGGCACTTATGAATCAGCTGTTTATGGTGTGGCCCATTCCAATGAGTTACGCGATCTACGTAAAAAGCTGTATCCTGAAAGATTGCCATCGTTTGGGCCAAAGCTAAAGAAACG AAGCCTGATCCATCAATCCCCTGTATCCAAGGGTTGGTCTATGATATTTCCAGGAGCTGATAGCTCCGTGGCTATGCGCAGCCAACGATTCTTATACGAAACATGCAAACAAAGACCAGCGCAAGTTAAAACATATGTTACATTTAG GTCCCTTTTCTCTATACTGGTAACTACTGTTTTTGGTTTGCTTTTTGTTGCATTGTCCAAATGCGAATTTGGTCGTAACTTACTACTGAAG TATCCCGCATTTTTCTCCGGTGGGTGTGTAAGCCATGAAGGTCCTAAGCTGGAGACTTTGGAAAATAGTCGCTTCTCCATTACATTTAAATCACAAGGCTGGACTGAGAAATTGGCTGAACCTACTGACATGCATAAGGATCCGACAAATAAAGTGCTAATCACCAAAGTCAGTGGCGCTGACCCCGGATATAGTGCTACGTGCATCATGCTATTGAGCTCTGCCATAGCAATTCTCAAGGAATCCGATAAAATACCCGCAAA GGGCGGCGTTCTATCTCCCGGAGCTGCATTTGGCAAAACATCATTAATCGAGGAGTTAAATAAGAAAGGGATAATATTCGAAGTTGTTCACGCTACTGCTGAAACATAA